From the genome of Buchnera aphidicola (Drepanosiphum platanoidis):
ATATAATCGGCTTTTTCATAATTGTTATGAATAAAACTCATAGGAATAGTAGAAAATTGACCTCTTGCACCTCCATGACAAAATAAAACTGCATATTTTTCTGAAATTTTTAATAATTTTCTTAAAATTTTTTCTGCATTTTTAATAGTATTATAAAAATTTTTGCTTCTATGACTAATTTCAATAACTGAAAATCCTGTATTCTTCCAATTTAAAAATTCTTTTTGAGCTTTACGCATTACTGTTTTAGGTAACATAGCAGGTCCAGCGCTAAAATTATAAGTTTTGAACATTTTTCACCAATTTTTCTAAAATTTTGTTTAAAAATATTTAAAACTTTTATAAAATAAATATTTATTTTATAAAATCTTAAAAATTAATTTTTTTAAAATTTTGTTAATAATTTTTTATTAATTAAATATTATTTTTAAAAAAAATTTAATAAATAATAAATGTAGTATAAATTATCAATTATATTTTCTTCATGCCTTTCATATATCTTTTACATAATACTTTAGGTATATTAATACTTCCATTAGAATTTTGATTATTTTCTAGAATAGCAGCTAAAGTTCTTCCTACAGCTAAACCTGACCCATTTAAAGTATGAATATAACAATTTTTTTTTTTTTTTATATCAAAATATTTAGCATTTATTCTGCGTGCTTGAAAATCAATCATATTAGAACAAGAAGATACTTCTTGATATTTTTTTATTGATGGAAACCATACTTCTAAATCATATGTTTTAAAAGAAGAAAAGCCTAATTCACCTGAACACAACAATATTTTTCTATACGGTAATTCTAAAACTTGTAAAATTTTTTCTGCATGTTCAGTTAATTTTTCTAAACTTAAAAACGAATGTTTTGGATGCACAAACTTTACTAATTCTACTTTTTCAAATTGATTATTTCTAATTAACCCTTTATTATTTTTTCCATAATTTTTAGATTCAGATCTAAAACATGGAGTTTTTGAAATACACATCATTGGAAGTTCATGTTCTTTAAATATTTTATCTTTTGCAATATTTGTTAAAGATACTTCAGCTGTAGGAATTAAAAAATATTTTTTTTCTTTATGTAATTTTTTTAAATTATTTTTAATAATTTTTTTTATACAAAAAAGATTTTTATAAAATTTAGGTAGTTGACCTGTCCCAAAAATACTTGACTCATTAACTAAATATGGAACATAAAATTCTTGATAACCATGATTTTCTATATGAAAATCTATCATAAATTGACCTAACGCTCTATGTAAAAAAGCTAATTTTCCTTTAATAATAGCAAATTTTGAATTTGAAATTTTTGAAGCAACTTTCCAATCAAAACCTTGTATTGACTCACCTAATTCTACATGATTTTTTACTAAAAAATTGAATTTTTTTTTTTTACCCCATGAAAATATTTTTTTATTATTAGACTTTTTAATTCCTTTAGGTGTATCTAATGATGGAATATTAGGAATATAAGACATATATTTATAAATTTTATTCTTTACTTTAGATAATTTTTTTTTAAATAAAGTAAATTTGTCACTTAATTCTATTAAAATTTTTCGAATTTTATTCTTTTTTTTTATTGATAAATTAATATTAGAAATAGATTTTGACAAATTTTTTTGTTGAAATCTTAAATTTTCAGTTTTAATTTGAATATATTTTCTATTTTTTTCTAATCTTAAAAATTTTGAAACATCCAAATTAAAATTTTTTAAATATAATTTTTTTTTAAAAATTTCAGGATATTTTTTTAACATTTTGTAATCTATCATAGGTAAATTAATTCCGTTCAAAAAAAAATTAAAAATTTAAAAAAATTAAGTTATTATTGATATATAATTTTTTTAATTAAAGTAATTAATTATTTATTTACAATTTTTAATTATTTAAATTAATTATTAAAAACAAATAATCTAAAAATATAAAAAATAATTTTTTAAAATTTAGAAAAATAACTTAAAATAAAGTATAATTTTATTAAATTTATTTTTAATTGTAATAATTTTTAATTTAATATACTACAATTTTTTTAATTAAAAATTTTTAAAAAATTTTTATATTGTTTAAACTCAAAATTAATCTTAAATATTTTTATAAAAATGAAAAAAAAAAAAAAAGTTTTAATTCTTGGATCTGGTCCATCAGGATATACTTCTGCATTATATCTTGCTAGAGCTAATTTAAATCCTATACTTATTACAGGAAATTTAGTTGGAGGGCAACTTACTCAAACTAATAATATAGAAAATTGGCCAGGAAGTTATAAAAAACTAACAGGTTTTACGTTAATGAAAAATATGAAAAAACAAATATTAAAATTTAAAGTAAAAATTATCATGGATCATATTAAAAGCGTAAACTTTAAGAAAAAACCTTTTGAATTAATTGGAGAAAATAAAAAAAAATATTTTGCTAATTCAATTATTTTATCTACAGGCTCTTCACCAAGATTTTTAAACATCGCATTAGAAAAAGAATATTTAGGAAAGGGGATTTCTACTTGCGCTATATGTGATGGATTTTTTTATAAAAATAAAGAAGTTGCTGTTATAGGAGGGGGAAATACCGCAGTTGAAGAAGCTTTATATTTATCTAAAATTGCTAAATCTGTACATTTAGTTCATAGAAGAAAATATTTTACAGCTGAAAATATTTTACTTAAAAAACTTTTAAACAAAGTAAAAAAAAAAAAAATTTTTTTATATAAAAATTATATAGTAAAAAAAATTTTAAAAAATAATAATTTAATATCAGGTATATTAATTCAAAAATATATTAAAAAAAATTCTAAAAAAAAATTGAAAATTTTAATTAATGGCATATTTATTGCTATTGGAAATATTCCAAATACTTCTTTGTTTAAAAATCAAATAGATATGAAAAATAATTATATAATTACAAAAAAGTATTCAAAAAAATATATTTCTCAAACAAATATAAAAGGAATTTTTGCGGCTGGAGATGTTATAAACAACACTTATAAACAAGCAATTATAGCATCTGCAAGTGGGTGTATTGCTGCACTAGATGCAGAAAAATATTTAAATTCAATATAAAAAATTATAAAAAATAAAATTTTGTTAAATCTTAATTATGAGAATAAAATATTATGTCTAAAGAAAAAATTATCGAAATGCAAGGAATTGTTATAGATACTTTACCAAATACAACTTTTAAAGTAAAATTAGAAAATGATCATATAATTATTGCTCATATTTCAGGTAAAATGAGAAAAAATTATATTAGAATATTAACTGGTGATAAAGTTACTGTAGAGTTAACTCATTATGACTTAACAAAAGGAAGAATTACATTTAGAAGTAGATAAGAAAATATTTTTTAAAAAAATTAAAATTAATAGATTAAAATTAATAAAATATATTTTAGGATAAAAATGAGAAAAAAATGTGGAAAAATTGATAATTATGACATTAATAAAAATATTTCATGTTATGGATGGATTAGTAAATATAGAAATATTGGAAAAATAATATTTATTAATATTAGAGATAATACAGGATTTATTCAAGTTGTTTTTAATAATACAAATAAAAAAATTTTTAGTTTAGCTCAATCTTTAAGAAATGAATTTTGTATAAAAGTTTCAGGATTTGTTAAAAAAAGATCTCAAAATAATAGAAATCTAAATGTTAAAACAGGAAAATTTGAAATATATGCTAAAAAATTGAAAATATACAATAAATCTAAAAAATTTCCATTTAATGTAGATAACAAAAAAACAAAAAAAATAAATTTAAAATTTAGATATTTAGATATAAGAATTAATAAAAAAATTATAAAAAATTTAAAAACTAAAAATAAAGTTATTCATATAATAACAAATTTTATGTATAAAAATAAATTTTTAAATGTAGAAACACCTGTTTTAACTAAATCAACACCAGAAGGAGCTAGAGATTATTTAGTTCCTAGTCGTATTAAAAAAAAAAATTTTTATGCATTACCTCAATCTCCTCAAATTTTTAAACAACTTTTAATGATTGGAGGAATTGACAAATATTATCAAATTGCAAAATGTTTTAGAGATGAAGATTTAAGATCAAATAGACAACCTGAATTTACTCAAATTGATCTTGAATCTTCTTTTGTAAACTCTAAAAAAATTATAAAAATTTCAGAAAAAATTATTCATGATATTTGGTTAAAAACAAAAAATGTAAAATTAAAAAAAATTCCTCGAATTTCTTTTAAAAAATCTATCAAAAAATTTGGATCTGAAAAACCAGATTTACGTTGTAACATTAAATTAATAAATTTAAAAAAAATATTTCAACATTATTCCTTAAAAAAAAATTTTAAACATATTATTTCTTTAAAATTCCCTAAAGGATCAAATGTTCATATTAATATTTTAAAAAAATTTATTAATTTTTTTAAAAAAAATAAAATTAATAATATTACATTTATAAAAATAAAAAATTTTTCTTTAAAAAAATTTTCTATTTTTGGAGAGTTTTCAAAATTTTTAAGAAAATCAAGTATATTAGAAATAATTAATAAACATAAATCTAAAAATAAAGATTTAATATTTTTAGCAAGCAATAATAAAAAAAATATTTATACAATATTTGGGGAAATAAGAAATAAAATTATAAACGTTATAAGAAAAAAAAAATCTAATAAATGGAGTCCAATTTGGATTACTAAATTTCCATTATTTAAAAAAAAAAAAAATGATATTTTATCTTCTATGCATCATCCTTTTACAGCTCCTTTAAAAAAATATAATATAAAGGACATAAAAAATAATCCTGAAAAAATAATTTCTGATTCATATGATTTAATAATAAATGGACATGAGATAGGAGGAGGATCAGTCCGTATTAATAACAGAAAAATGCAAGAATTAATTTTTAAGATGATTGGAATTAATTCAAAAAAACAAAAAAAAAGTTTTAATTTTTTTCTAAAAGCTTTAGAATATGGAACACCTCCTCACGCAGGAATTGCTTTTGGGCTAGATAGAATAATTATGTTATTAAACAATACAAAAAATATTAAAAATACAATTGCTTTTCCAAAAAATACTTCATCTGTTTGTAAAACTACAAATGCTCCAAATAAAATTAAAAAAACTGATTTAAATGATTTTGGATTAAAATTTTTATAAAATATTTATTATAATATTATAATATAATTATAATTTAAATTAAAACTTATTAAAAAAAATATTTTATAATAAATTTTTTTAAAAATTATAATTATATATATTTATTCAACTTTTAAGATTCTAACAGTATTAGTCGTTCCTTTAATTCCCATAATATTTCCTTGGGTAACTATAACAATATCTCCCTTTAATAAATATTTTTTTTTTTTTAATAATAAAATAGCTTTTTTCGATACAACTAATCCTGATTTATTTGTTTTAAAGTATAAAGGTATAACCCCTCGATATAAAGCTGTTAAATTTAATGTTTTATGATTGTTAGATAAAGCAAATATTGGAAGACCTGAAGTAATTCTAGAAGTAATTAAAGCTGTTTTTCCAGACGCAGTTAATGTAATAATAGCTTTTACTCCAATTAAATGATTAGCAGAATACATAGCAGACATAGCAATAATTTCTTCAATACTTCTACAATAAATATTAATTCTATGTCTTGACACGTTAATACTAGGAACTTTTTCTGCTCCAATACATACTTTAGACATTGAATTTATAGTTTCTAAAGGATATTTCCCTGAAGCAGTTTCAGCAGATAACATTACAGCATCACTACCATCTAACACTGCATTTGCAACATCCATTACTTCGGCTCTTGTTGGTGTAGCATTTAAAATCATAGACTCCATCATTTGAGTAGCAGTAATAACTACTCTATTCAATTGACGAGCTCTTCGAATTAATTTTTTTTGTACTCCCGCCAATTCTGGATCTCCAATTTCAATTCCTAAATCTCCTCTTGCAACCATAATTGCATCTGAAGCTAAAATTATTTCTTCTATAACACTATCATTCTTAACTGCTTCAGCTCGTTCAATTTTAGCAATAATTTTAGCTAAACTTCCAGCTTTTCTCATTAAAAATCTTGCTTTTTCTACATCTTTAGAAGATTTAGGAAAAGATACAGCTAAA
Proteins encoded in this window:
- the serS gene encoding serine--tRNA ligase, coding for MIDYKMLKKYPEIFKKKLYLKNFNLDVSKFLRLEKNRKYIQIKTENLRFQQKNLSKSISNINLSIKKKNKIRKILIELSDKFTLFKKKLSKVKNKIYKYMSYIPNIPSLDTPKGIKKSNNKKIFSWGKKKKFNFLVKNHVELGESIQGFDWKVASKISNSKFAIIKGKLAFLHRALGQFMIDFHIENHGYQEFYVPYLVNESSIFGTGQLPKFYKNLFCIKKIIKNNLKKLHKEKKYFLIPTAEVSLTNIAKDKIFKEHELPMMCISKTPCFRSESKNYGKNNKGLIRNNQFEKVELVKFVHPKHSFLSLEKLTEHAEKILQVLELPYRKILLCSGELGFSSFKTYDLEVWFPSIKKYQEVSSCSNMIDFQARRINAKYFDIKKKKNCYIHTLNGSGLAVGRTLAAILENNQNSNGSINIPKVLCKRYMKGMKKI
- the trxB gene encoding thioredoxin-disulfide reductase, translating into MKMKKKKKVLILGSGPSGYTSALYLARANLNPILITGNLVGGQLTQTNNIENWPGSYKKLTGFTLMKNMKKQILKFKVKIIMDHIKSVNFKKKPFELIGENKKKYFANSIILSTGSSPRFLNIALEKEYLGKGISTCAICDGFFYKNKEVAVIGGGNTAVEEALYLSKIAKSVHLVHRRKYFTAENILLKKLLNKVKKKKIFLYKNYIVKKILKNNNLISGILIQKYIKKNSKKKLKILINGIFIAIGNIPNTSLFKNQIDMKNNYIITKKYSKKYISQTNIKGIFAAGDVINNTYKQAIIASASGCIAALDAEKYLNSI
- the infA gene encoding translation initiation factor IF-1, which gives rise to MSKEKIIEMQGIVIDTLPNTTFKVKLENDHIIIAHISGKMRKNYIRILTGDKVTVELTHYDLTKGRITFRSR
- the pyk gene encoding pyruvate kinase, with product MKRLRRTKIVITLGPSTDKIETLEKIINSGVDVLRLNFSHGSTNDHIKRSKNALKIIKKTGKNIALLADLQGPKIRISKFKNKVVFLKKNKNFLLDYKLKNILGDHKKVGFNYKNLTNDINVNDILLLDDGKIQLKIFSVKKYQIFSKILIGGKLSNNKGINKLGGGLNAGSITLKDKNDIITAAKINVDYLAVSFPKSSKDVEKARFLMRKAGSLAKIIAKIERAEAVKNDSVIEEIILASDAIMVARGDLGIEIGDPELAGVQKKLIRRARQLNRVVITATQMMESMILNATPTRAEVMDVANAVLDGSDAVMLSAETASGKYPLETINSMSKVCIGAEKVPSINVSRHRINIYCRSIEEIIAMSAMYSANHLIGVKAIITLTASGKTALITSRITSGLPIFALSNNHKTLNLTALYRGVIPLYFKTNKSGLVVSKKAILLLKKKKYLLKGDIVIVTQGNIMGIKGTTNTVRILKVE
- the aspS gene encoding aspartate--tRNA ligase produces the protein MRKKCGKIDNYDINKNISCYGWISKYRNIGKIIFINIRDNTGFIQVVFNNTNKKIFSLAQSLRNEFCIKVSGFVKKRSQNNRNLNVKTGKFEIYAKKLKIYNKSKKFPFNVDNKKTKKINLKFRYLDIRINKKIIKNLKTKNKVIHIITNFMYKNKFLNVETPVLTKSTPEGARDYLVPSRIKKKNFYALPQSPQIFKQLLMIGGIDKYYQIAKCFRDEDLRSNRQPEFTQIDLESSFVNSKKIIKISEKIIHDIWLKTKNVKLKKIPRISFKKSIKKFGSEKPDLRCNIKLINLKKIFQHYSLKKNFKHIISLKFPKGSNVHINILKKFINFFKKNKINNITFIKIKNFSLKKFSIFGEFSKFLRKSSILEIINKHKSKNKDLIFLASNNKKNIYTIFGEIRNKIINVIRKKKSNKWSPIWITKFPLFKKKKNDILSSMHHPFTAPLKKYNIKDIKNNPEKIISDSYDLIINGHEIGGGSVRINNRKMQELIFKMIGINSKKQKKSFNFFLKALEYGTPPHAGIAFGLDRIIMLLNNTKNIKNTIAFPKNTSSVCKTTNAPNKIKKTDLNDFGLKFL